One genomic segment of Myripristis murdjan chromosome 20, fMyrMur1.1, whole genome shotgun sequence includes these proteins:
- the naa50 gene encoding N-alpha-acetyltransferase 50 isoform X1, producing MKGSRIELGDVTPHNIKQLKRLNQVIFPVSYNDKFYKDVLEVGELAKLAYFNDIAVGAVCCRVDHSQNQKRLYIMTLGCLAPYRRLGIGTKMLNHVLNICEKDGTFDNIYLHVQISNESAIDFYQKFGFEIIETKKNYYKRIEPADAHVLQKSLRSPCAPPTGELQKAE from the exons ATGAAAGG TAGCCGGATCGAGCTTGGGGATGTTACGCCCCACAACATTAAGCAGCTGAAACGCCTGAACCAGGTCATCTTCCCTGTCAGCTATAACGACAAGTTCTACAAAGATGTACTGGAAGTGGGAGAACTTGCCAAGCTAG CATACTTCAATGACATTGCAGTCGGGGCTGTGTGCTGCAGAGTGGACCACTCCCAGAACCAGAAGAGACTGTACATCATGACACTCGGCTGTCTAGCACCCTACCGCAGACTAGGAATCG GTACAAAGATGCTGAATCATGTGCTAAACATCTGTGAGAAGGATGGCACTTTTGACAACATTTACCT TCACGTGCAGATCAGCAATGAGTCGGCCATTGACTTTTACCAGAAGTTTGGCTTTGAGATcattgaaacaaaaaagaattacTACAAGAGGATAGAGCCTGCAGATGCCCATGTGCTGCAGAAGAGTCTGCGCAGCCCATGTGCACCCCCCACCGGAGAGCTTCAGAAGGCAGAGTAG
- the naa50 gene encoding N-alpha-acetyltransferase 50 isoform X2, whose product MKGRIELGDVTPHNIKQLKRLNQVIFPVSYNDKFYKDVLEVGELAKLAYFNDIAVGAVCCRVDHSQNQKRLYIMTLGCLAPYRRLGIGTKMLNHVLNICEKDGTFDNIYLHVQISNESAIDFYQKFGFEIIETKKNYYKRIEPADAHVLQKSLRSPCAPPTGELQKAE is encoded by the exons ATGAAAGG CCGGATCGAGCTTGGGGATGTTACGCCCCACAACATTAAGCAGCTGAAACGCCTGAACCAGGTCATCTTCCCTGTCAGCTATAACGACAAGTTCTACAAAGATGTACTGGAAGTGGGAGAACTTGCCAAGCTAG CATACTTCAATGACATTGCAGTCGGGGCTGTGTGCTGCAGAGTGGACCACTCCCAGAACCAGAAGAGACTGTACATCATGACACTCGGCTGTCTAGCACCCTACCGCAGACTAGGAATCG GTACAAAGATGCTGAATCATGTGCTAAACATCTGTGAGAAGGATGGCACTTTTGACAACATTTACCT TCACGTGCAGATCAGCAATGAGTCGGCCATTGACTTTTACCAGAAGTTTGGCTTTGAGATcattgaaacaaaaaagaattacTACAAGAGGATAGAGCCTGCAGATGCCCATGTGCTGCAGAAGAGTCTGCGCAGCCCATGTGCACCCCCCACCGGAGAGCTTCAGAAGGCAGAGTAG
- the usf3 gene encoding basic helix-loop-helix domain-containing protein USF3, giving the protein MPEMTETQTPGRKPKKKKNKESHNAVERHRKEKINAGINRIGNLLPCSQALKQSKNMILDQAFRYITDLKKQNDTMLLEGGDKVQAEEIQRLRRQLEELRKESAHYIELLKAHDINFLEDPTIHWKGKQRSAKVAKVTPTHQLPKGIIVYSNGNVMCPAGKETSPGKQPSETLVVQPSPEVATRVRVNGALLQVNTSSPAPSLLPGAAITPSQSTPGLRVVEQCVVETPAVAPTLPPSVSYITLQIPAVTTALPQQPLPATPAQSLNIAASPASQLCTQSPVQPISSLTTLPQNITTSRPVMSEVHSLVTQDTAIRTVSYTTIPNNSALLRAGAAGSTQTTWTTLQLAGNTVQPVCQSLSTPEVTNTSQAVQQLTVCPMGNKPSVQPIQIQMQPQVPVQQAPITAHIQAQPIQRSPQLQPAILTQTQPQPVLAPQPQCAVLPQSAVAPQPAVVAHPAVVSQPQPPVLQPASVVPHPSTALIPQPQRLPQPALVPQPQATVLPLLQTMQVLQVNPTGAAASGVTAPQNTNNPSVVILQQANACPAQTVVREELASQTPCQHIVIIQAPNQTAPAPQNPQVGMVPAVVPTAVPAVPTQIATTSCATSTTCLQTVGGKQLVHILPRPVQPQINQPQQVTQASSAQPVPPTPQTITVNGQVFALQPMKTSDKSGLQGAQSTLQLVQPTTTEEPTTNVALNSLGALSSLNQSISQGLPLTISSQNSVQLPAAPSSAVQQKQQQQAPTPVTVPGAALTLPVRQLQVPVKVGPVVNAAKASGRRPRTALISKRTTPKRTKPPKKKELKEARTAVTIAAKPVPAAAESQTVEVAVSQVVPSSGVTVTDIPVVSVTAVTATTCSEVSTQSKTVGNSDTSTQGPLKMITISIVPQSKSIACVSTTQSEIIFSHASTSVNVTEVTTVSVTAVKPSVSAAVAIECKPALVTGNNSIVTKPTAPQGKQSVTTTAASMTQTRSAATTASSRQSRSVVSGAGATESQYTSPSESVASSPPVCNSSVTNSAPVISVQASQPTVCQSHTSNAQGSQPRLKPESQPTTCPSVSTTAISSAAPTFSTASVTAPVSSEFRKRVTVSKTVTQPGLSLSNPSSSHPAEVKPPHHPEGDREAQKEGHPTAATGKNGMVSAASAETSSRKDFALPQQVYTNLDHETMEHPMTSSRQTDSPMSAGAGAGRGFSVASMLPQGHNISASSGSFGTFSFTTEQAEMLALAMLEQDSPGRRNGGCPGENTTSNPTTAAWEPPKTPPTSTSKERGSAGQHAKVTKPMDTAVVKPPTQVSVRGQVGEGAVSGPTGARHPQNISYSQSQSLPQVQSQSQPQSGTVASLSVNNLIRPSSSQQPYPGSPSLAGQQASVPSPVGTSAHIAQSSNNTLPPCSGSAQNEYTPLKSALMRVQTVNLGERHVKNVSKRQAQEEVMLSSGKRPKPCPPSATVGRMEVKAPDHSQMMVGQLPPSSSAIMTRINPEGGGPLFSTNSFMSTVLRPTDGHCPPQGPPEQNQPGVLHLPQGHPQHAGQHLGGNPYMKQQQQQEQQRHHLYQLQHHLTQPDPAQLHSLHQRALQQQQQQQQQQDQQHAQKKRGLVRGSQTGSPAGLQQKQHHLEKSGVQQQHPHQQQQTQHQQHTQQQSQQHAQQQQQQSHQQSQQHQPQTQHQQSHPQQHQQQTQLQQQPQTQHQHQQQQQQQLQQQQSSHSRHQQHIQQQIQQQQQQHFRHQDKSCEAQAAGPRGHHGSHLAPQEHLKPGQDHNAMQRLMNSRNLEQQLISQPSNPVSRPSDLACAPSRQERHRVSNYSAEALIGKSSTSGEQQQRMGLHLQPGRGGTQEQPDLRGYLDTSRGKANIGHNPQNRLPQDHPGSADVQRVSECPPFKTMGGGGGHQLGGFEAQVSRGGEMTPKSVPPSQRGPQGQQQVGFRMGVGPPADGRTRGGYGGAHPGTQGVQIGAGLPREQEGCHQSFMQSLLSPHLPEQSNHQRTVQCCPPVSMEYSCVPGSSSGDMQAKASSPSVPQTQKTMRLGEGNKGHISQVSGNMHGGPGVRASLPHPPTPQSSSEPGRSSAPSRPPTAVSQRSRHIAQENQPSKLRPGDRPRSGTLRQSNPFEPEGHLSLPSGGGVLLSRPQSGGEARRSIVRFMTDSAQVTTDNNLVPDQHLAQNFGFPFIAEGGMNPPPPINANSTFIPPVSQPSASRTPALLPVEPQNTLPSFYPSYSPAAHPSLPSDIPLQYFSNQMFTSPSADKGSAAPLNNRFGSILSPPRPVGFGQTSFPLLPDMPPMPIANSSGITPHLSNFSLTSLFPEIATAMPTDGSAMPMSPLLSLSNTSSADSGKQPNRPAHNISHILGHDGSSAV; this is encoded by the exons ATGCCAGAGATGACTGAAACTCAGACCCCTGGTCGTAAACCCAA aaagaagaaaaataaagaatctCACAATGCAG ttgagagacacagaaaagagaagatCAATGCTGGGATTAACCGCATTGGCAATCTACTGCCATGCTCCCAGGCACTGAAACAG AGTAAGAATATGATCTTGGACCAGGCTTTTCGCTACATCACAGACCTGAAGAAGCAAAATGACACAATGCTTCTTGAGGGAGGCGATAAAGTGCAag CGGAGGAGATTCAGCGACTGCGGCGTCAACTAGAGGAGCTGAGGAAGGAGAGTGCTCACTACATTGAGCTCCTCAAAGCTCATGATATCAACTTCCTGGAAGATCCCACCATCCACTGGAAGGGCAAACAGCGCAGTGCAAAGGTGGCCAAGGTGACACCCACTCACCAACTTCCGAAGGGCATTATTGTCTACTCCAATGGGAATGTAATGTGCCCTGCTGGAAAGGAGACTAGTCCGGGGAAACAGCCTTCTGAAACGTTAGTTGTTCAGCCATCTCCTGAGGTCGCTACTAGGGTGAGGGTGAATGGAGCCCTGCTGCAGGTTAACACCTCTTCCCCTGCCCCTTCGCTTCTTCCTGGGGCAGCCATTACCCCCTCCCAGTCTACGCCAGGCCTGAGGGTTGTAGAACAGTGTGTGGTTGAAACTCCAGCTGTAGCCCCCACTCTGCCACCCTCTGTGTCCTACATCACGCTCCAGATCCCTGCTGTCACTACCGCCCTGCCCCAGCAACCTCTGCCTGCCACCCCAGCGCAAAGCCTGAATATAGCAGCCAGTCCAGCCTCACAGCTGTGCACTCAAAGCCCTGTTCAACCTATCTCCAGCCTTACCACCCTTCCCCAGAATATAACCACATCCAGACCAGTAATGTCAGAAGTTCACTCTTTGGTTACACAGGACACTGCCATCAGAACTGTGAGCTACACAACTATTCCTAACAATTCAGCCCTTCTTAGAGCTGGGGCAGCAGGCAGCACACAGACTACCTGGACAACACTGCAACTGGCAGGGAACACAGTGCAGCCTGTCTGCCAGAGTCTCTCCACCCCAGAGGTCACCAACACCAGCCAGGCTGTCCAGCAGTTGACTGTGTGTCCTATGGGCAACAAACCTTCCGTTCAGCCCATTCAGATACAGATGCAACCTCAGGTACCTGTGCAGCAGGCACCCATCACAGCCCACATTCAGGCGCAGCCCATTCAGAGGTCTCCCCAGCTACAGCCAGCCATCCTTACCCAGACACAGCCCCAGCCTGTTCTGGCCCCCCAGCCTCAGTGTGCTGTTCTCCCGCAGTCAGCTGTAGCGCCCCAGCCAGCTGTAGTGGCCCATCCTGCTGTGGTGTCACAGCCCCAGCCTCCTGTACTTCAACCAGCGTCAGTGGTTCCACATCCTTCAACTGCCCTTATCCCTCAGCCCCAGCGTCTCCCACAGCCAGCCCTAGTGCCCCAGCCACAGGCTACTGTGCTGCCACTGCTCCAGACCATGCAAGTACTGCAGGTCAATCCAACTGGGGCAGCAGCTTCTGGGGTTACTGCTCCACAGAACACCAACAATCCAAGCGTGGTCATCCTACAACAGGCCAATGCTTGCCCTGCCCAGACGGTGGTGAGGGAGGAACTAGCCAGTCAAACCCCATGTCAGCATATTGTAATCATTCAAGCACCCAATCAAACAGCACCTGCCCCTCAGAATCCTCAGGTTGGCATGGTGCCTGCTGTTGTGCCCACTGCAGTGCCTGCTGTACCCACTCAAATTGCCACAACCAGCTGTGCAACCTCTACCACTTGCTTACAGACTGTTGGAGGAAAGCAGCTGGTGCACATCCTACCACGTCCTGTTCAGCCCCAAATAAACCAGCCCCAGCAGGTCACCCAGGCTTCCTCAGCCCAGCCAGTTCCTCCAACCCCACAGACTATCACTGTGAATGGCCAGGTGTTTGCCCTACAGCCCATGAAGACTTCAGACAAATCTGGGCTTCAGGGTGCCCAGAGTACACTCCAACTGGTCCAGCCCACCACCACTGAGGAACCAACCACCAACGTGGCCCTCAACAGTCTGGGGGCCCTCAGCAGCCTCAACCAGAGCATCTCTCAGGGCCTTCCACTCACCATCTCTAGCCAAAACAGTGTTCAGCTTCCTGCTGCTCCATCTTCAGCAgtccagcagaaacagcagcagcaagctcCTACCCCTGTCACCGTTCCTGGAGCTGCACTCACCCTCCCTGTCCGGCAGCTACAGGTCCCAGTCAAAGTAGGGCCAGTGGTTAATGCCGCTAAGGCCTCAGGGAGGAGGCCTCGCACAGCTTTGATTTCTAAAAGAACAACACCCAAAAGGACCAAGCCACCTAAGAAGAAAGAACTCAAAGAGGCACGGACAGCTGTCACCATTGCAGCCAAGCCAGTGCCTGCTGCGGCAGAAAGTCAAACAGTTGAAGTGGCAGTATCTCAAGTTGTCCCGTCTTCAGGTGTAACAGTCACTGATATTCCTGTAGTTAGTGTTACAGCTGTTACAGCGACAACTTGTAGTGAGGTATCAACACAGAGCAAAACTGTAGGAAATAGTGACACTTCAACACAAGGCCCACTGAAAATGATCACCATTT CCATTGTCCCTCAGAGCAAATCTATAGCTTGTGTTAGCACAACACAGAGCgaaattattttcagtcatGCTAGCACAAGTGTCAACGTAACTGAGGTCACAACTGTCAGTGTCACAGCAGTCAAGCCATCTGTCAGTGCAGCTGTGGCCATTGAGTGTAAACCAGCCTTAGTGACTGGCAACAACTCCATTGTAACCAAACCCACAGCTCCACAGGGGAAACAATCAGTCACCACTACAGCAGCTAGCATGACACAAACTAGATCAGCTGCCACCACTGCGAGTTCTAGACAGAGCAGGTCTGTGGTCAGTGGCGCAGGTGCCACTGAGAGTCAGTACACGTCCCCGAGTGAGTCTGTTGCCAGCTCTCCTCCAGTCTGCAATTCCAGTGTTACCAACAGTGCACCAGTGATTTCAGTCCAGGCTAGCCAACCAACAGTGTGTCAGTCCCATACATCTAATGCTCAGGGTTCTCAGCCTCGTCTGAAGCCTGAGTCACAGCCCACCACCTGCCCCTCTGTGTCAACTACTGCAATCTCATCCGCTGCCCCAACATTTTCCACGGCCTCTGTTACAGCTCCTGTAAGTTCAGAGTTCAGGAAAAGGGTCACTGTCAGTAAAACTGTGACACAGCCTGGCCTGAGCTTGTccaacccctcctcctctcatcctgcTGAAGTCAAGCCACCCCACCATCCTGAAGGTGACAGGGAGGCCCAGAAAGAGGGACATcccacagcagcaacaggaaaaaatgGCATGGtatctgctgcttctgctgaGACTTCCTCTAGAAAGGACTTTGCACTACCTCAGCAGGTATACACTAACCTAGATCATGAAACTATGGAGCATCCTATGACttcaagcagacagacagattctCCCATGTCTGCGGGGGCTGGGGCAGGGAGAGGGTTCTCCGTGGCCTCCATGCTTCCCCAGGGCCACAATATCAGTGCCTCATCTGGCTCCTTCGGAACATTTTCATTCACTACTGAGCAGGCGGAGATGCTGGCCTTGGCCATGCTAGAACAGGATAGTCCTGGGAGGAGGAATGGAGGATGCCCTGGGGAGAACACTACTTCAAACCCAACCACAGCAGCTTGGGAGCCCCCCAAGACCCCACCAACCTCTACCAGCAAAGAAAGAGGCTCGGCTGGACAGCATGCAAAGGTAACCAAGCCCATGGATACAGCAGTAGTTAAACCGCCAACTCAGGTGTCTGTCAGAGGACAGGTTGGAGAGGGGGCTGTCAGTGGGCCCACCGGAGCCAGACATCCacaaaacatctcatattcCCAGTCTCAGTCCCTCCCCCAAGTCCAGTCTCAGAGCCAGCCCCAGAGCGGCACTGTGGCTAGCCTTAGTGTCAACAATCTGATCAGGCCCAGCTCCAGCCAGCAGCCTTATCCTGGGTCCCCCAGCCTGGCTGGCCAACAGGCCTCAGTTCCATCACCTGTGGGCACCTCAGCCCACATAGCCCAATCCTCTAACAACACTCTCCCACCCTGTTCAGGTTCAGCCCAGAATGAGTACACTCCCCTGAAGAGTGCTCTGATGAGGGTGCAGACTGTCAATTTGGGCGAGCGGCATGTAAAGAATGTTTCCAAGCGCCAGGCACAGGAGGAGGTGATGCTGTCCTCTGGTAAACGACCCAAGCCTTGCCCTCCATCAGCCACTGTGGGCCGTATGGAGGTAAAAGCACCAGACCACAGCCAAATGATGGTGGGCCAGCTGCCCCCCAGTTCTTCAGCCATCATGACTAGGATCAACCCTGAAGGCGGAGGCCCGCTTTTCTCCACAAACTCCTTCATGAGCACAGTTTTACGGCCCACTGATGGCCACTGCCCTCCTCAGGGACCCCCTGAGCAGAACCAGCCAGGGGTGCTTCATCTGCCCCAGGGTCACCCGCAGCATGCTGGCCAGCATCTTGGTGGGAACCCTTAcatgaaacaacagcaacaacaagagcAGCAGAGACACCATCTGTACCAATTGCAGCACCACTTGACACAGCCTGACCCTGCGCAGCTCCATTCTCTCCACCAGAgggcactgcagcagcagcagcaacaacaacaacagcaggaccagcagcatGCCCAGAAGAAGAGGGGACTGGTTAGAGGTAGTCAAACTGGTTCACCTGCTGGCCTGCAACAGAAACAGCATCACCTGGAAAAGTCTGGagttcagcagcagcacccacaccaacagcaacagacACAGCATCAACAGCATACACAGCAGCAGTCCCAACAGCatgcacaacaacagcaacaacagtccCACCAACAGTCACAACAGCATCAACCACAGACTCAACACCAACAGTCTCATCCACAACAGCACCAACAGCAGACTCAGCTTCAACAGCAGCCCCAgacacaacatcaacatcaacagcagcagcagcagcagttacagcagcagcagagctcgcACTCCAGGCACCAGCAGCACATACAGCAGCAGatccagcaacaacagcagcagcactttcgACATCAGGACAAGAGCTGTGAGGCCCAAGCAGCAGGACCTAGAGGCCACCACGGCAGCCACCTGGCTCCGCAAGAGCACCTTAAG CCTGGTCAggaccataatgccatgcaaagGTTGATGAACTCTCGGAATCTGGAGCAACAGCTCATCTCCCAGCCCAGCAACCCTGTGTCCCGGCCCTCTGACCTGGCCTGCGCTCCATCACGCCAGGAACGCCACCGTGTTTCCAACTACTCTGCTGAGGCACTCATTGGTAAAAGCTCCACAAgtggtgaacagcagcagcgTATGGGGCTTCATCTTCAGCCTGGCCGCGGAGGCACACAAGAACAGCCAGACCTCAGGGGTTACCTGGACACATCTAGAGGAAAGGCCAACATCGGACACAACCCCCAGAACCGGCTGCCTCAAGACCATCCTGGGTCTGCTGATGTTCAGCGGGTTTCAGAATGCCCCCCATTCAAGAccatgggaggaggaggagggcatcAACTGGGTGGCTTTGAGGCTCAGGTGTCACGGGGAGGAGAGATGACACCCAAGTCGGTGCCTCCCTCACAGAGAGGGCCTCAGGGGCAGCAGCAGGTGGGATTCAGGATGGGGGTAGGCCCTCCAGCTGATGGCAGGACACGTGGCGGGTACGGTGGAGCTCACCCTGGAACTCAGGGAGTACAGATAGGAGCCGGGCTGCCCCGAGAGCAGGAGGGTTGTCACCAGAGTTTCATGCAGAGCCTGCTCTCCCCCCATCTGCCCGAGCAGAGCAATCACCAGCGAACAGTGCAGTGCTGCCCCCCAGTTAGTATGGAGTATAGCTGTGTGCCTGGAAGCTCTTCAGGAGACATGCAGGCCAAGGCCTCTAGCCCCAGTGTGCCCCAGACACAGAAAACCATGCGGCTTGGGGAGGGTAACAAGGGCCACATTTCTCAGGTCAGTGGTAACATGCATGGAGGACCAGGCGTCCGAGCAAGTCTCCCCCATCCTCCAACCCCACAAAGCAGCTCTGAACCAGGCCGTTCCTCAGCCCCCTCTAGACCACCCACCGCTGTTAGCCAGCGTTCTCGCCACATTGCCCAGGAGAACCAGCCCTCCAAGCTTAGACCCGGTGACCGGCCCCGATCAGGTACCCTGAGACAAAGCAACCCCTTTGAGCCTGAGGGACACCTGTCTCTTCCCTCTGGAGGAGGGGTGCTGCTCAGCAGACCACAGTCTGGAGGAGAGGCTCGTCGCAGTATTGTTCGCTTTATGACAGACAGTGCTCAGGTTACCACTGACAACAACCTGGTGCCTGACCAGCATCTAGCCCAGAACTTTGGTTTCCCCTTTATTGCTGAGGGAGGGATGAACCCTCCGCCTCCCATCAATGCTAACTCCACATTTATCCCTCCAGTCAGCCAGCCCAGTGCTTCCCGTACCCCTGCCCTCCTGCCTGTGGAGCCCCAGAATACCTTACCCTCCTTCTATCCTTCTTATTCTCCAGCCGCCCATCCCAGCCTTCCCAGTGACATCCCCCTTCAATACTTTTCCAACCAGATGTTCACTAGCCCCAGTGCTGACAAGGGCAGCGCTGCCCCACTTAACAATCGCTTTGGCTCCATCCTTTCCCCTCCTCGCCCTGTGGGTTTTGGCCAGACCAGCTTCCCTTTGCTCCCAGATATGCCCCCTATGCCCATTGCCAACTCCTCTGGCATCACCCCACACCTGTCTAACTTTAGCCTCACCTCTCTGTTTCCAGAGATCGCCACAGCCATGCCAACTGATGGTTCAGCCATGCCCATGTCTCCCCTGCTATCTCTCTCAAACACCTCATCTGCCGACTCTGGCAAGCAGCCCAATCGGCCTGCTCACAACATCAGCCACATCCTGGGCCACGACGGCAGCTCTGCTGTGTGA
- the atp6v1ab gene encoding V-type proton ATPase catalytic subunit A, with product MDMSKLPKIRDEERESQFGYVHGVSGPVVTATAMAGAAMYELVRVGHSELVGEIIRLEGDMATIQVYEETSGVSVGDPVLRTGKPLSVELGPGIMGSIFDGIQRPLKDINDLTQSIYIPRGVNIGALNRDLKWEFSPSKSLRAGSHITGGDIYGLVFENSLIKHKIMLPPRNRGTVTYVAPPGNYDISDVVMELEFEGVKEKFTMVQVWPVRQVRPVTEKLPANHPLLTGQRVLDALFPCVQGGTTAIPGAFGCGKTVISQSLSKYSNSDVIIYVGCGERGNEMSEVLRDFPELTMEVDGKTESIMKRTALVANTSNMPVAAREASIYTGITLSEYFRDMGYNVSMMADSTSRWAEALREISGRLAEMPADSGYPAYLGARLASFYERAGRVKCLGNPEREGSVSIVGAVSPPGGDFSDPVTSATLGIVQVFWGLDKKLAQRKHFPSVNWLISYSKYTRALDEYYDKHFPEFVPLRTKAKEILQEEEDLAEIVQLVGKASLAETDKITLEVAKLIKDDFLQQNGYTPYDRFCPFYKTVGILSNMIAFYDMARHAVETTAQSDSKITWAMIREHLGEILYRISSMKFKDPVKDGEAKIKAEYAQLLEDMQNSFRTLEE from the exons ATGGACATGTCCAAGCTGCCCAAGATCCgggatgaagagagggagagccagTTTGGATACGTTCATGGAGTCTCCGGACCAG tggTGACAGCCACAGCCATGGCGGGAGCAGCCATGTACGAGCTGGTGCGTGTGGGCCACAGCGAGCTGGTGGGAGAGATTATCAGGTTGGAGGGAGACATGGCCACCATCCAGGTCTACGAGGAGACGT CTGGTGTATCTGTGGGAGATCCTGTGCTGCGTACAGGGAAGCCTCTCTCTGTTGAGCTGGGCCCTGGAATCATGGGGTCCATTTTTGATGGTATCCAGCGCCCCCTAAAGGACATCAATGACCTAACACAAAGCATCTACATCCCCCGAGGTGTCAACATTGGAGCCCTCAACCGAGACCTCAAATGGGAATTTTCTCCCAGTAAAAGCCTgcgg GCTGGCAGTCACATCACAGGGGGAGACATCTATGGGCTTGTGTTTGAGAATTCCCTCATCAAGCATAAGATCATGCTGCCTCCACGAAACAGAGGCACCGTAACCTACGTAGCCCCACCTGGAAACTACGACATCAGT GATGTGGTGATGGAGCTGGAATTTGAGGGGGTGAAGGAGAAGTTCACCATGGTGCAGGTGTGGCCTGTCAGACAAGTGAGGCCCGTCACAGAAAAACTGCCTGCCAATCACCCACTGTTGACTGGACAGAGAGTACTGGACGCCCTCTTTCC TTGTGTGCAAGGAGGAACCACAGCCATTCCAGGAGCCTTTGGCTGCGGGAAGACTGTCATCTCCCAGTCCCTTTCCAAATACTCCAACAGCGACGTGATCATCTACGTAGGCTGCGGGGAGCGTGGAAACGAGATGTCAGAAGTACTGCGAGACTTCCCTGAG CTGACCATGGAGGTGGACGGGAAAACGGAGAGCATCATGAAGAGAACCGCGCTGGTAGCGAACACCTCCAACATGCCCGTGGCTGCCAGAGAAGCCTCCATCTACACAG GAATCACGCTGTCTGAGTACTTCAGAGACATGGGATACAATGTGAGCATGATGGCCGACTCCACCTCCCGTTGGGCTGAAGCTCTCAGGGAGATTTCTGGCCGTCTGGCTGAGATGCCCGCTG ACAGTGGTTATCCTGCCTACCTTGGTGCCCGTCTCGCCTCCTTCTATGAGCGTGCTGGAAGGGTGAAGTGTCTGGGCAACCCTGAGAGAGAGGGCAGCGTCAGTATTGTGGGAGC tgtgtcgccccctggtggtgactTCTCTGACCCGGTCACTTCAGCCACCCTTGGTATTGTACAG GTGTTCTGGGGTCTCGATAAGAAGCTGGCTCAGAGGAAGCACTTCCCCTCTGTGAACTGGTTGATCAGCTACAGCAAGTACACTCGTGCTCTGGATGAGTACTATGACAAGCACTTCCCAGAGTTTGTGCCCCTGCGCACCAAAGCCAAGGAgatcctgcaggaggaggaggacctggCAGAGATCGTGCAGCTCGTCGGAAAG GCATCGCTGGCAGAAACGGATAAGATCACCTTGGAGGTTGCAAAGCTGATCAAGGATGACTTCCTACAGCAGAACGGTTACACACCCTAtgacag ATTCTGCCCCTTCTACAAGACGGTTGGCATTTTGTCCAACATGATAGCCTTCTATGACATGGCACGGCACGCAGTAGAGACCACAGCTCAGAGCGACAGCAAAATCACCTGGGCCATGATCAGGGAGCACCTGGGAGAAATCCTCTACAGGATCAGCTCTATGAAgtttaag GACCCGGTGAAGGACGGAGAGGCGAAGATCAAGGCCGAGTACGCCCAGCTGTTGGAGGACATGCAGAACTCCTTCCGCACCTTGGAGGAATAG